The Chryseobacterium aureum genome contains a region encoding:
- a CDS encoding SusD/RagB family nutrient-binding outer membrane lipoprotein, translating into MKNNINNMQGLTGKKAKWLIKSIFAASFLALVSCESNLDTINENPNDQASIDPKFLLTYVEKYTFQVDGDNMYASRMMIGTDGENKYQYMKWNDTSFEVYTKALLNTGKMMQEAEKINNKNYAAIGKFLRAYHFFNISLKVGSAPYSEAAKGESGITQPKYDTQEAIMSRILSELKEANDLINTSDKIEGDIVYNGDAMKWKKLINSFRLKVLITLSKKTTVGNYNIATEFASIAGSQSLMTSIADNGELKFADAADSRYTMFNNSGYGSSLYMADYFINLFKDRHDPRLFTFAAQTTGAKEAGKAITDYTGYNGGNPTSPYSDNAALITAKNISKVNDRFYKDPTNEPASVLSYSELEFILAEAAARGWISGSAKTYYDNAIKASFNFYQTYVKNSGQYFSGFDVNQYLTTPLVVYNNADPLQTQLEKIMTQKYMTMFHQAQWTSYYDYLRTGYPNYPLKAGVAAPFRFRYPQSEYSYNSSNLKAALAAQYGGNDNITSKPWWLQ; encoded by the coding sequence ACCAGGCAAGCATTGATCCTAAATTTCTTCTTACCTATGTGGAAAAGTATACTTTCCAGGTAGACGGAGATAACATGTATGCTTCCAGAATGATGATTGGTACTGATGGTGAAAATAAGTACCAGTACATGAAATGGAATGATACGTCTTTTGAAGTCTATACAAAAGCACTTCTGAACACCGGGAAAATGATGCAGGAGGCTGAAAAAATCAACAATAAAAACTATGCCGCCATTGGCAAATTTCTGAGAGCCTATCATTTTTTCAATATCAGTTTAAAAGTAGGAAGCGCCCCTTACTCTGAAGCGGCAAAAGGAGAATCCGGAATTACACAGCCTAAATATGATACGCAGGAAGCCATCATGTCCAGAATTTTATCAGAGTTGAAAGAAGCCAATGATCTTATTAATACCAGTGATAAAATAGAAGGTGATATTGTCTATAACGGAGATGCTATGAAATGGAAAAAACTGATCAATTCTTTCCGTTTAAAGGTTTTAATTACCCTTTCTAAAAAAACAACCGTAGGAAATTATAATATCGCAACAGAATTTGCTTCCATTGCAGGAAGCCAGTCTCTGATGACTTCCATCGCTGATAATGGTGAGCTTAAATTCGCTGATGCTGCTGACAGCAGGTATACGATGTTTAACAACAGCGGATATGGTTCCAGTTTGTATATGGCAGATTATTTCATTAATCTATTCAAAGACAGACATGACCCCCGCCTGTTTACTTTCGCAGCACAGACCACCGGGGCTAAGGAAGCCGGAAAAGCCATCACAGATTACACAGGATACAACGGAGGAAACCCTACCTCTCCTTATTCTGACAATGCAGCATTGATCACAGCAAAAAACATTTCTAAGGTAAATGACCGTTTCTATAAAGATCCTACCAATGAACCTGCTTCTGTGTTAAGTTATTCAGAACTTGAATTTATTCTGGCTGAAGCTGCAGCAAGGGGCTGGATTTCCGGGTCGGCAAAAACGTATTATGACAATGCCATTAAAGCCAGCTTCAATTTTTATCAAACCTATGTAAAAAATTCGGGACAATATTTCTCAGGGTTTGATGTGAACCAATATCTGACAACGCCTTTGGTAGTATACAACAATGCTGATCCTCTTCAGACACAGCTTGAAAAAATCATGACCCAAAAGTACATGACGATGTTTCATCAGGCACAGTGGACCTCTTACTATGATTATCTGAGAACGGGATATCCTAATTATCCTCTAAAAGCAGGAGTTGCGGCGCCTTTCAGATTCAGGTATCCACAATCGGAATACAGCTATAACAGCAGCAATTTAAAAGCTGCTCTGGCTGCCCAGTACGGAGGAAATGACAATATCACCTCCAAACCTTGGTGGTTACAATAG
- a CDS encoding phosphocholine-specific phospholipase C produces the protein MNRREFLEKSSLLLAGLGTSSVLHPSILKALAIDPAAQSTFYDAEHVVILMQENRSFDHTFGALKGVRGFLDKRAFIKEDGHSVFFQKNDDGRYASPARLDLRNTKSTWMSSLPHSWADQQKALNKGKFDQWLQAKASGNKDYKNIPLTLGYYNREDLPFYYQLADAFTIFDQYFCSSLTGTTPNRLFHWSGTLREQQNGKVKANVVNENIDYDKARQAKWKSFPEILEEQNVSWRIYQNEISLPKGMSGEQEAWLSNFTDNPIEWFSKFNVKFSKGYYQNIPNIMAYLKQEIAKNPDQKERLEAMLAEVQEDQIKYHPDNYARLSKEEKNLHEKAFTTNSNDPDYWKLEIGKDENGERLVVPEGDVLFQFRKDAEEKKLPLVSWLVAPEHFSDHPGSPWYGAWYISEVLNILTKDPETWKKTIFIINYDENDGYFDHVLPFAPPINPSQPVDMNGKEGVEYVDQSQEYMSNPSLKSYEKVEGTVGLGYRVPMIIASPWTKGGFVNSEVSDHTSVLQFLEKFILKKYKKNVHLENISDWRRAICGDLTSAFNTSSVKAPKMDYLNQKDYAKTINAAKNKPVPDLKWYAENDLHEGLLEIQERGLKPSNPLPYDFHVNLEGEHVKMVNLKENGVPLLVYDRTRFGSNNYHFSYALYGKHELSHAVHSGAYDYEIFGPNGFFRKFKGQNTPELEVILVNIAAKSQIELTVRNHKKNNASLQLEDLYGKTKKTIAVQKPEEKIIIDLDKNKGWYDLKLTLNDHLWHFAGRIETGKVSVSDPHWA, from the coding sequence ATGAACAGAAGAGAATTTTTAGAAAAATCAAGTCTTTTATTAGCCGGATTAGGAACTTCAAGTGTTCTTCATCCTTCCATTTTAAAAGCCTTAGCCATCGATCCGGCTGCACAGTCTACTTTTTATGATGCAGAACATGTCGTAATCCTGATGCAGGAGAACCGTTCGTTTGACCATACTTTTGGTGCTCTTAAAGGAGTAAGAGGTTTTTTGGATAAAAGAGCGTTTATAAAAGAGGACGGGCATTCCGTATTCTTCCAAAAGAATGATGATGGAAGATATGCATCACCCGCCCGGCTGGATTTAAGAAATACGAAATCTACCTGGATGAGCTCACTGCCCCATTCATGGGCGGATCAACAGAAAGCACTGAACAAAGGTAAATTTGACCAATGGCTTCAGGCTAAAGCATCAGGGAATAAAGATTATAAGAATATCCCATTGACACTAGGCTACTATAACCGTGAAGATCTTCCGTTTTATTACCAGCTGGCTGATGCATTTACCATATTTGATCAGTATTTCTGTTCATCCCTTACCGGAACGACTCCAAACAGACTTTTCCATTGGTCCGGAACATTAAGAGAACAGCAAAACGGAAAAGTAAAAGCCAATGTGGTCAATGAAAATATTGATTATGATAAAGCAAGACAGGCAAAATGGAAAAGCTTCCCTGAGATTTTGGAAGAGCAGAATGTTTCCTGGAGGATTTATCAGAACGAAATCAGTCTTCCGAAAGGAATGTCCGGCGAGCAGGAAGCCTGGCTAAGTAACTTTACCGATAACCCGATTGAATGGTTTTCAAAATTCAATGTGAAGTTTTCGAAAGGATATTACCAGAATATTCCTAATATCATGGCTTACCTGAAACAGGAAATTGCAAAAAATCCTGATCAGAAAGAAAGACTGGAAGCGATGCTGGCTGAGGTTCAGGAAGATCAGATCAAATACCATCCGGACAATTATGCCAGGCTTTCAAAAGAAGAAAAAAACCTGCACGAAAAAGCTTTCACCACCAATTCCAATGATCCTGATTACTGGAAACTGGAAATCGGTAAAGATGAAAACGGAGAAAGACTGGTTGTTCCGGAGGGAGATGTTCTTTTCCAGTTCCGAAAAGATGCAGAAGAGAAAAAACTTCCATTGGTTTCTTGGCTGGTAGCACCAGAGCACTTCTCAGATCATCCGGGATCACCGTGGTACGGAGCTTGGTACATTTCTGAAGTCTTAAATATTCTGACAAAAGACCCTGAAACCTGGAAAAAAACAATCTTCATCATTAATTATGATGAAAATGACGGATATTTTGATCACGTACTGCCTTTTGCACCTCCCATAAATCCAAGCCAGCCTGTTGACATGAACGGAAAAGAAGGGGTAGAATATGTGGATCAATCCCAGGAATACATGAGCAATCCTTCTTTAAAAAGCTATGAAAAAGTAGAGGGAACCGTTGGATTGGGGTACAGAGTGCCGATGATCATTGCTTCACCATGGACAAAAGGAGGCTTCGTAAACTCTGAAGTATCGGATCACACGTCTGTGCTGCAGTTTCTTGAAAAATTCATCCTGAAGAAATACAAAAAGAATGTACACCTGGAGAATATCAGCGACTGGAGAAGAGCTATATGCGGGGACCTTACTTCAGCTTTCAATACTTCCAGTGTAAAGGCTCCAAAAATGGATTATCTCAACCAAAAAGATTATGCAAAAACCATCAATGCCGCTAAAAATAAACCTGTTCCTGATCTGAAATGGTATGCTGAAAATGATCTTCATGAAGGTTTGCTTGAAATTCAGGAAAGAGGATTAAAACCCTCCAATCCGCTTCCGTATGATTTCCACGTTAATCTGGAAGGTGAACATGTAAAGATGGTTAATTTAAAAGAAAACGGGGTTCCGCTTTTAGTATATGACCGAACTCGGTTTGGCAGTAATAATTATCATTTTTCATATGCTTTGTATGGGAAGCATGAGCTATCCCATGCTGTACATTCCGGAGCTTATGATTACGAAATTTTCGGTCCGAATGGCTTTTTTAGGAAATTTAAGGGACAGAATACCCCGGAATTGGAGGTTATTTTGGTAAATATTGCAGCAAAAAGTCAGATTGAGCTGACTGTGAGAAACCATAAAAAGAATAATGCTTCCCTGCAGCTGGAAGATCTTTACGGAAAGACTAAAAAGACAATCGCAGTACAAAAGCCTGAAGAAAAAATCATCATTGATCTTGATAAAAATAAAGGCTGGTATGATTTGAAATTAACGCTTAATGATCATCTATGGCATTTTGCAGGAAGAATAGAGACCGGAAAAGTGTCTGTATCTGATCCGCACTGGGCATAA
- a CDS encoding WxL protein host-binding domain-containing protein, with the protein MIKRILILVTLILQFSFLHAGIVILNGLTHSYKIEHGKVYKGKVSIENTGSNPQSVKLFLQDFAYHADGTINYTALRTNKRSNGEWIKLNTNLVTLKAKEKTDVLYEITVPDQAMDPGSYWSVIIVEPVEDIKPSDNKPGLNITSVIRYAIQVITDFEAEKAKPELKFESVKVEKQEGKQTAKIAIANNGNLYCKPTTTIEIYNRKTGEKVGTYSSLTMGLLPDTSKTFYIDISKIPPDKYRAAIIATDEEENAFALNVELEIKND; encoded by the coding sequence ATGATCAAGCGTATACTTATTCTGGTCACCCTGATTTTGCAATTCAGCTTTTTACATGCCGGCATTGTGATTCTCAACGGGCTTACGCATTCTTATAAAATAGAACACGGAAAGGTTTACAAAGGAAAAGTTTCCATTGAAAACACAGGCAGTAATCCTCAAAGTGTAAAATTATTCTTACAGGATTTTGCCTACCATGCAGACGGAACCATCAATTATACAGCGTTACGCACCAATAAACGCTCCAACGGAGAATGGATAAAGCTTAATACCAATCTTGTCACCCTTAAAGCGAAAGAAAAGACAGACGTGCTTTATGAAATTACCGTTCCTGATCAGGCAATGGATCCCGGAAGCTACTGGAGCGTCATCATTGTGGAACCGGTAGAAGATATAAAACCCAGCGATAACAAACCGGGATTGAATATCACCTCTGTAATACGGTATGCCATTCAGGTCATTACAGATTTTGAAGCAGAAAAGGCGAAACCGGAACTGAAGTTTGAAAGTGTAAAAGTAGAAAAACAGGAAGGTAAGCAGACTGCGAAGATTGCAATAGCCAACAACGGAAACCTTTACTGTAAACCCACCACAACGATAGAAATCTATAATCGTAAAACAGGGGAAAAAGTAGGAACCTATTCCAGTTTAACGATGGGACTGTTACCGGATACCTCTAAAACATTTTACATAGACATCAGTAAAATACCACCGGATAAATACAGGGCTGCCATAATAGCTACGGATGAAGAAGAGAATGCATTTGCGCTCAATGTGGAATTAGAAATAAAAAATGATTAG
- a CDS encoding COG1470 family protein, which produces MIRTWTLFMILSLFPAFIFSQQQSTRLVSKKDSIMPGMSTSIPFTLQNNSAESKTYDISVTTSSSLITPILAKGEFQMASRETSAYLVPLRIAAEAPQGNYSVTLNITDRNNGISFTKTSAITVSGNRNISLTPLNYPEFIRAGETIKATFLLKNNGNTTEDIFLESKNAVIEGDFSLLLEPNESKIITIHKITNPELSQNEFQNLNLSVYPKGNSKENQSEYVSTQVISVKPSDKDIYHRLPVAVSLSFIGMQNMGVYNDGFQGEIYGKGTLDKDNKNQIEFRAVTHNPIELNTFTQYEEYFLNYKRDHFFIHLGDKTYSSSYLTEFARYGRGGEIRYDFNTISIGGFYNHPRFFRDIKDEFNFYSAFKIRKQSEISVGYLFKTPRKGEIRYSDVRLESDAHLPYAKGKFRISGNVNLSGEVAYSTTQQADGTAYMVQADAVFEKFNGSLMYVKASPEFAGYFTNTNTFNGNVYYKISKKLGAFVNYTQDVKNFQRDTLLLAAPYRKYFQYGLQYKYLSSGSVILNNGYQKYQDRLEPRQFDYYERFFKVSIDQKIGMFQLNMEGQFGKTDNYLIGFSGNSSFYSANLSFEKFRTSFNVFGSYAISSRYQLQNQKQFYYGARIYSRFSDKTSLSIFYQNNYMPEEYFKDRNLFELLFHQQLFPGNELDLSGRYSLQRGQIGDKDFIFSMRYTWRPNVPVQKTAEYTSLSGNVSNLGIKKVEGIRLMLGSYLSVTDKEGNYVFKNVIPGNYFLEIDRSTTDINDIPTLNLPASLALSNKENIFNFGLTPAANIQGHIQFLETENKNQPILTEVLIQKEKKKKESIIVEATSKDQTYRKICFIGEDFDFTYLRPGDWTVKVYRNGLDKRYKVSNDKFQFTLQPSETRTIRIHVVKQQIEIKYQHESLKVGYNEIKKKK; this is translated from the coding sequence ATGATTAGAACTTGGACTTTATTTATGATCCTGTCATTATTCCCGGCATTTATTTTTTCTCAACAGCAATCTACCCGATTGGTCAGTAAAAAAGATAGTATAATGCCGGGAATGTCTACTTCTATTCCTTTTACATTACAAAATAATTCCGCAGAAAGCAAAACGTATGACATCTCAGTAACCACATCCAGCAGCTTAATTACCCCTATTTTAGCAAAAGGAGAGTTCCAGATGGCTTCTCGGGAGACCTCTGCTTACCTGGTTCCTCTGCGTATTGCTGCAGAAGCACCCCAGGGCAATTATTCCGTCACCCTGAACATTACCGACCGTAACAATGGAATATCTTTTACAAAAACATCTGCAATAACCGTTTCAGGAAACCGGAATATTTCTCTTACTCCTCTAAATTATCCTGAGTTTATAAGAGCCGGAGAAACAATCAAGGCTACTTTTCTCTTAAAGAACAATGGCAATACCACAGAAGATATTTTTCTGGAAAGTAAAAATGCAGTTATTGAAGGTGATTTTTCATTACTATTAGAACCCAACGAGTCAAAAATCATCACCATTCACAAAATTACCAATCCTGAACTCAGCCAGAATGAATTTCAAAACCTTAATCTTTCGGTGTACCCAAAAGGAAACAGTAAAGAAAATCAAAGCGAATATGTAAGTACTCAGGTTATCTCTGTAAAACCCTCAGACAAAGACATTTACCACAGACTTCCTGTTGCCGTTTCACTTTCTTTTATCGGAATGCAGAATATGGGCGTTTATAATGATGGTTTTCAAGGAGAAATCTATGGTAAAGGAACCCTTGATAAAGACAACAAAAACCAGATTGAATTCCGTGCAGTGACACACAATCCCATCGAATTAAACACATTTACCCAATATGAAGAATATTTCCTGAACTATAAAAGGGATCATTTTTTTATTCATCTTGGGGATAAAACTTATTCTTCATCATACTTAACAGAGTTTGCAAGATATGGCCGCGGCGGAGAGATCCGGTATGATTTTAATACAATAAGTATAGGAGGATTTTATAATCATCCAAGGTTTTTCCGGGACATCAAAGATGAATTCAATTTTTATTCTGCTTTCAAAATCCGAAAACAGTCGGAGATTTCAGTAGGATATCTTTTTAAAACACCCAGAAAGGGAGAAATAAGATATAGTGACGTAAGACTTGAGTCTGATGCCCATCTTCCTTATGCAAAAGGAAAATTCAGGATATCAGGAAACGTCAATCTCTCCGGCGAAGTAGCATACAGTACTACCCAACAGGCAGATGGCACAGCTTACATGGTGCAGGCGGACGCTGTCTTTGAAAAATTCAACGGCAGCTTAATGTATGTAAAAGCCAGCCCTGAATTTGCAGGCTATTTCACCAATACAAATACTTTTAACGGAAATGTGTATTACAAAATTTCTAAAAAGCTAGGCGCTTTTGTCAATTATACACAGGATGTTAAAAATTTTCAAAGAGACACTTTATTGTTAGCGGCTCCGTACAGAAAGTATTTCCAGTATGGATTACAGTATAAATACCTATCCAGTGGCTCCGTCATCCTTAATAACGGCTATCAGAAATATCAGGACCGCCTGGAGCCAAGACAGTTTGATTACTATGAACGATTTTTCAAAGTGAGTATAGATCAGAAGATTGGCATGTTTCAGCTGAATATGGAAGGACAGTTCGGAAAGACAGATAATTATCTGATAGGATTTAGCGGTAATTCAAGTTTCTATTCTGCCAATCTTTCATTTGAAAAGTTCAGAACATCTTTTAATGTATTTGGAAGTTATGCTATCAGCTCAAGATATCAGCTGCAAAATCAGAAACAGTTTTACTATGGGGCAAGAATTTACAGCCGGTTTTCGGATAAAACTTCTTTAAGTATTTTTTATCAGAACAATTATATGCCTGAAGAATATTTTAAGGACCGGAATTTATTTGAACTTCTTTTTCATCAACAGTTATTTCCGGGAAATGAACTGGATCTCTCGGGAAGATACTCATTACAAAGAGGGCAAATTGGAGATAAAGACTTTATATTTTCCATGCGGTATACATGGCGTCCCAATGTTCCGGTACAAAAAACAGCAGAATATACTTCTTTATCCGGAAACGTCAGTAATCTTGGCATCAAAAAGGTAGAAGGAATAAGATTAATGCTGGGAAGCTATCTTTCCGTTACCGATAAAGAGGGTAATTATGTATTCAAAAATGTAATCCCGGGAAACTATTTCCTGGAAATAGACCGCTCAACAACGGACATCAATGATATTCCCACATTAAATTTGCCTGCATCACTTGCTCTCAGCAACAAAGAAAATATTTTTAATTTCGGATTAACCCCCGCAGCCAATATCCAGGGACATATCCAATTTCTGGAAACAGAAAATAAAAATCAGCCAATTCTTACCGAGGTTCTTATCCAAAAAGAGAAAAAGAAAAAGGAAAGCATTATTGTTGAAGCTACAAGTAAAGATCAGACCTACCGAAAAATATGTTTTATAGGAGAAGATTTTGATTTTACTTATCTCAGACCGGGAGACTGGACTGTAAAAGTTTACCGTAATGGTCTTGATAAACGCTACAAAGTTTCCAACGATAAGTTTCAGTTTACCCTCCAACCTTCGGAAACCAGAACAATAAGGATCCATGTTGTCAAACAGCAGATAGAAATAAAATACCAGCACGAATCCTTAAAAGTGGGATATAATGAAATAAAAAAGAAAAAATGA